The following is a genomic window from uncultured Propionivibrio sp..
AAGACATTCTGCATCATCAATCGAGCCAGTTCGACGAGGAACTCGGACGTCTGCGCAGCGACGTGCTGCGCATGGGCGGGCTCGTCGAGAATCAAGTGGCGACGGCGATCGAGGCCTATGGCGCCTGCGATCCGCGCGCTATCGAAGAGACGATCGCGCGCGATCAGGACATCAACGCGCTGGAAAAGCAGATCGACGACGAGAGCACGCAACTGATCGCGCGGCGCCAGCCGACGGCGGTCGATCTGCGCCTCGTCTTCGGCATCATCAAGATCGTCACCGATCTTGAACGCATCGGTGACGAGGCTAAGAAGATCGCCAAGGGCGTGCGCCGGATCTGCGCCGCCGGCAGTCAGCCGACCCAGTTTGCGCCGGCCATCCTGCATCTCGCCGAAACCGTTCTGGTGATGGTGCGCGAGTCGCTCGACGCCTTCGCCCGTCTTGATTCCGGTCTTGCGCAGAAAGTCATCGTCGATGACAATGGCGTTGATGCGGAATTCAAGTCGATCGTTCGCCAATTGATT
Proteins encoded in this region:
- the phoU gene encoding phosphate signaling complex protein PhoU, which produces MEDILHHQSSQFDEELGRLRSDVLRMGGLVENQVATAIEAYGACDPRAIEETIARDQDINALEKQIDDESTQLIARRQPTAVDLRLVFGIIKIVTDLERIGDEAKKIAKGVRRICAAGSQPTQFAPAILHLAETVLVMVRESLDAFARLDSGLAQKVIVDDNGVDAEFKSIVRQLITHMTEAPDTISMVMDVIWIARSVERIGDHAKNVGEHVIFIVEGQDVRHRRLSANGGAV